In the Vanessa cardui chromosome 10, ilVanCard2.1, whole genome shotgun sequence genome, one interval contains:
- the LOC124533009 gene encoding peptidoglycan-recognition protein LB-like → MSAFIIYSALVLLVNVYAVNSHPKRIGEESYVLYSRDDWNAKPPTNVEPLKTPVPYVIIHHTYIPEACNTTQQCMVAMRSMQNYHNSLDWGDIGYNFCVGSEGGAYEGRGWHTLGIHAGPANSFSIGICLIGDWRVAQPPEEMLKTTKALIKTGVLNGAISPDYKLKGHSQIMATECPGTALQNIISKWDHFSEGSMFNKAQL, encoded by the exons ATGTcagcttttataatttattcagctTTAGTGTTATTAGTTAATGTGTATGCTGTTAATAGCCATCCCAAACGAAtag GTGAGGAATCATACGTTCTATATTCGAGAGATGACTGGAATGCCAAACCACCAACCAACGTAGAACCATTAAAAACACCAGTACCATATGTGATCATACACCACACGTATATACCGGAGGCCTGTAACACGACACAACAGTGCATGGTTGCGATGCGATCTATGCAAAACTATCATAATTCATTAGATTGGGGCGATATTGGTTACAA tttttgcGTGGGTAGTGAGGGCGGAGCTTATGAAGGAAGAGGCTGGCACACATTAGGTATACACGCGGGGCCTGCAAATAGCTTTAGCATTGGAATCTGCCTCATTGGAGATTGGAGag TCGCACAGCCACCAGAAGAAATGTTAAAGACCACAAAAGCTTTGATAAAAACCGGCGTACTTAACGGTGCAATCAGCCCCGATTATAAGTTAAAGGGGCACAGTCAAATCATGGCTACCGAATGCCCCGGGACAGCGCTACAAAACATCATATCGAAGTGGGATCACTTCTCGGAAGGATCTATGTTTAATAAGGCACAACTTTAA
- the LOC124533259 gene encoding peptidoglycan-recognition protein LB-like: protein MSLPAILIFLSASVTVYSLPHPRVTGQYLYDFPFISRDEWKANPAQGATTDLITPVPYVVIHHSYQPGACNSTDECSRAMRSMQNFHQFDNGWVDIGYNFAVGSDGQAYEGRGWELVGAHAYGVNTISIGIVQIGDWTVNVPPEEQLQTTKQLIAAGVRMGIISPNYKLIGHRQVKSTECPGEALFAEISTWDHFDAEF from the exons ATGAGTCTACCAGCAATTTTAATATTCCTAAGTGCGTCTGTCACGGTGTACAGTCTACCTCATCCACGTGTTACGGGCCAATACT TATACGATTTTCCGTTCATATCGCGTGACGAATGGAAGGCAAACCCAGCACAAGGCGCTACAACAGACCTAATCACACCGGTGCCATACGTGGTCATACACCACTCGTATCAGCCCGGAGCTTGCAACAGCACGGACGAATGCTCTCGTGCAATGAGATCCATGCAGAATTTCCATCAATTCGATAACGGCTGGGTTGATATTGGTTAtaa TTTCGCCGTTGGCAGCGATGGACAAGCGTATGAGGGACGAGGATGGGAACTGGTCGGCGCGCATGCGTACGGCGTTAATACCATAAGCATTGGAATTGTACAGATCGGTGACTGGACCG TAAACGTCCCGCCTGAGGAACAACTCCAAACAACGAAACAGCTGATCGCAGCTGGCGTACGAATGGGCATCATCAGTCCTAACTATAAGTTGATCGGCCACAGACAAGTTAAGAGTACAGAGTGTCCCGGGGAAGCGCTTTTTGCAGAGATCTCAACTTGGGATCATTTCGATGCTGAATTTTAG